CACCTTGGCTTTAGATGTTTCTAACAGGCGACGTAGGAAGGACCACGTTTATTTAAATTGAAGGCTTCCATCGAGCCTATTGCAGATCTGTGTCCAGTGTTGAGAGGCAAGGTTAATGGCATTTTCTGTGATGAGGTGGAGGACAGTGGACATGTGGCGCCGCAATATGCTTGGTTGTGCTTTTGTCTCGGCCAGCGTCTTTTCATACTTTGATATGCTTCCCATAGGTGTAGCAAACAGCTGTCGACCGGCTCGTTTGCCTGCCCAGTCACTAGTTTCTGCTTAGTCGCTAATTTCTTATGTTTGTGTAGCTGGGCGACCCATTCCTCGTAGTCTGAAATGGAGGTGGCTTGTTCCTGCTTTCTCATTTTTCTAAATTTATCCCAGTCTTCAATTGGCACGAGTTGGTACCATGTTCTGAGATTACCTGCCTGAATGGTGATGTCAATTATATAATGATCACTGCCTAGGGTTATGCCAGTGTTCTGTCAGTGTGGCCGACTAATGTTTTTAACGAGTTTTAAGTCCGGGCACGTGTCCCTGCTCACGCCATTTCCTATACAGGTAGCTTGCGTGGAGTCCGTAGCAAGGGATAGCTTGTGCTGCTGGATGAAGTCGTAGAGTTGTCTTCCTTTGATAGCGGGGGCCCTGTAGGGAGAGGGCCATGGATTTCTATTGGTTCATGGCACATAATGGATAGGGGAAGTTTGGGTTGTGTTAGTGCATTTAAATGCTCAAGTATTAAGGACATTTTTTGTTTGAGGTGCTGGTTTTCTTTGGTGAGACAGTCTATAGTGGAATGATAGCACAGTTCTTGGGTATCTGAGCAACTACTGGCGCGTTGGTAGACGCTATCTGCCCAGTTCACCTGTTTTGCGCTCTGCAGCGTTGTGTAGCTGTTGCCCACCGCCCCCAAATCGCCCCTCCAGCGGCGTAACAGTAACACTAGCTAGAATTAGAAACTGCTGGCATAAATCCTGCCttccccccccctaccccccgtGCAGTGAAAGTGAGCAAAAGGAACAGCGCAATGAAGTGATTGACCCCAGTCTGTACAGAGGTCTGTCACCAGCTGGATCTTGACAGCAACACTTCGTTTGAAAACTGTGTGCAGCATAACAGTGAACTCCTTTCCTGTGCTGAACTATCAGATCTGGAAATTGTTTCCAGTGTTCATCCAGAAGAGTTCGACGAGAAAGATGCAATGGCAGAGGCAGATCCAAATCCTGTAACTAGCCGTGGCTGCAGGATGCCTTGGAAAGCTGCGAGATTTCGTGTTACAGCAACAAACTGTGCCAGGGCAAGTGTACAAAACCATGCTCTCTGGACAGCTTTGTTACTTGTGCTTTGAAAGtaccagtgcaaatgaaaattagattttatttttcagaaagagATAGGCAGCAACGTAACTGTTACACACTTCGTATATATTGATGTACCAAACTCGAGAATTGCATTTCACCCTTTTGACTCGATGTCTGCTGTGCCCTATGCTGTTCCatattctagtgaatattcagtgaACTATTTGcttgggtcccttgaagttcactcaagcgAAGTTCTATACTGTTTGCTTCAAGtgttttaatgtgattagcattatttgcctacttcGGCCGTTATCAGCCTGTCTATCCTCTCGCACTGATCCAGCGGCCCAAGATGTATACCAGCTTGGACCGCGAGGTATGTGCTCATGgtcatgatgccgtcgtggtcgttccatcgtcatcaCACAGTCATTGTGATAGTCgccgtcacccccccccccccccccattgtccTCATACCAATACCATTttaatgccatcgtcgtcattgtgccGTCATCATACAGaggtcatgcattcgttgtcattcCATAGTCGCGATACCGTCGCGAGTGCGGCTAACAAATTTAAAAAGTAATAAATTTtggatttttacgtgccaaaaccatgacacGATTATGAGGTAGGCTTTATAGAGGGACTCCGCATTAactttgacaacctggggttctttggcgtgcacccaatgcatcttaagactagcccagcaacacgtGCTTCTGGGCCACATCACGAGCGTATAAAATGAGTATAAAATAAAAAGTATTATTGtacaattgaacgccgctgagcggtccttcgagttctGAACTTCTCGCGGGCGAGCGAGCGCGTCGAGAcgcagttaagaggaagctttagctcgggccaaactccgtCGCAGCCAAttcaaatacagtgaaagctcgttaattcgaacttcaataattcgaatttatggataattcgaactgtacgatttggtccggccaagctccaccgAAGTCTATGTATACAAAAGTccattaattcgaacgcgagaaggttccctcacggataattcgaactacgatcgcctggcacacggccagagaaacgcgcctactgcctacacacaaggctgtattgcctccgaaacggagagaacggcgacagaaggtaaaatcggaaaaaaatctaaccggcgcggggtcagccagaaggcagcggcagctgccgcctctccgttctacgtaacctccgagacttcttgcgtgttgcgaatctcggaggctttgcaaatcttgtacagctgctaatgttgtgcggagatggcacggcaagcgccaaaacacaacaaatcaagtacgtcgcagctgcgcttgcaatcaagaaccaacaaatcagggccttcgccaccttcacatatccagcgtctttgtctcggcagtcttcatcggttgtgcacctctgtattcagcttaggaggtatcggccgtcgcgattcattgtgatggtgttaagcctcggctaacgttcgtttcggtggacatcggtggtgtggcacagtcggacccagagcttcgacttgaagatggcgtgtgcccgcggcacacgccatcactttctgacacgccaaatttctgacatgccctactgcttccaaatcgcagtgtactgttgctctccttcactttcgttagttcgaactttcgttaattcgaactgaagcggcttccccttgcggttcgaattaacgagcttttactgtacatgtaaaacaaaaacatttttctgagatgagccctggaccgattttaaggaagtttgttgcatttgagagagaaagttaaattctagcgactgttgcAAGCGAAATTTCaatttagagcctgaatttttttaaagattttcaaaaattcgaaggtttgaaaaaagtagaagcacgaagtttgcaaattaaTAAGTCTGCATCAAGAAAGATATCGCGTTTCTGTAAACGGTTTCCACTACATCATTGAAAGCGGATAAATTtggtatgtcattttatatcttacgtgaatttgttacattgtgtacaagggctctgcaaaagttgtatttccatattacaacattttttttgagattcatgtgtaacatcaatttagtccgctttagatgtactgttagatgcaattcacatatttgtgatatcatttttcattgctgaggtacggaattgtaaacttcatagtttcactttctgaaaatttacgatttttgccaatttttaaaagattgacgacctaaatccaaaatccgaaaccaacagtcaagagattttaagttcttttttttttctatgcaacAAACCTAGTCAAATATGGTGCAGAGGGTTGACGAGAGAaccgaattctccttttacatatatttagatacgagcacccgagccaaagcttcctctgAAAACGCAGGCGAGAGTTTGTACGAACAAGGAACGcgtcagagaaaaagaaaaaaaaaagttcaccaaACCGACTTTAATACACCAACGTGTATATTCTTCTGGAAACTTTTTTTATGGGTACAAGACTGCGCCACTGAGATAGGGGCCGGAGTTCTTCCATAAATTAATATTGCCGGTCAGAGTGCACACACCCGATCTGATTCCTCGAGCCGATGATTTCTGCTGTCTATCCTGTAGTTGCCACTCAACGTCAGCACAGGGGTCATTTGAGGAAGAAAGAAGACAACAgagataaatgctttatttaaaaGGCGCTAGAGATATTTGCCTGACCGCACGCCTAACATGCTAATCCACATGAGAAGGGGGATGCGTGAACTGACGCTAATATAGTGCACAGAAGCATACACAAATGATAAGCACACACGGTAACAGGCAACTAAAGCGTCTGATTCAAGCCAATGTACAGGGGGAAGACGAATAGCGCTTTGGTTGTGAGCAATTACTATCGGAAAAACTCCATATGACCCCCATTCTATAATACCGTAGCATAAATGGATCCCATATAAAAACCGATGTCCCTCTATATGATATATGGGGCACGTCTCATATAACATGTGGTTATCCCATTAAAAAAAATCCGTATGTTCCCATATAGGTCCCATAAGGCATGTACCATACGATCCCCACATTTATGTGAACATACAGATTTTTGTTTGGGATCTCGATATATGTTCACATGCGATTATTGGGTATGAGGCGAATAGGTGTTTATCGATCATGAAAATCACGTTGAGAGCACCAGGCGACGGCACTCGCAGGGATTGGCCTGTCCCTTTTAGAGAGAGGCACGGACACCAGCTGcaagtagtgttcctgtatatgctccctgcgggagcatatacagcaACACTAGCTGCAAGAGTCGCCATGCGCCACTCCAGGGACCCGGTCAGCCTCAACGTTGCCCGCCACGCCGCAGTGGGCGTGCAGCCGCTGAAGCACCATGTTGTACGTGGTGTGCAGCCTACGTACACGTCTCTGTGTTAGACAGCTGATGTCTTGAACAAGCTGATCGTTTGCTTGCAGCGAAGAAGACTAGAGCACCATATAGGGTCTTTAGAGCATCAGCACTGGTGCCGATATCTTGTGACGTAAGCAAAGTGTGCAGAACCTAGCTTTGTTGGCATCACAGTGACCGTGTCCAGCTTATTTGCTGGCGCACATCTTTCAGCAGGAACATGGGCCTTCACAGAACAGTCTTTTTATTTTCCAGATTCTTGCAGGTTTAAATTTAATGACGTTATTAACTGAACACAATATGCCGAAATTATCGCCTTTGTTCTGGTTCATGCCTTCTCTAACGTCACCACTAATATCACAAAGAACAGCTCTGTGggcaatctttttcttttttaagataatcctttctttttgtgtgtttgtatgtgcgaATTTAACTATTTTATATGCGACGAGAGGTGCGAAGTAAATTAATCACTTCCTTATGACAGCCAAAATAACTGCTTCTCGTTGCGTCAGTGGTGACGTAAGAGCAAGCACTCGCCGGGAACGGTTGCGACATGTCGGGACCAATGTGTTTATCTACAACCAGAACAAAATTCAGGCAGAACTCATCAACGATAGCTATCCATGCATTCTAATAGCATTCTTTTCAGATGAGTATGAATTCGGAGAAATTTTAAAgggatttctttttttaatcgaaGAATGCCGTAAACGAGGTTTaagcccacatttttagactgcatcACCTTCGGGATCGACCGCCATTTTTAGACTGcgtgcactatctccgggatcgatCCGCGAAAACAGTTAGATGGATAGCCGGGAAGAAATCTATAGTCTGACAGTGCCAAGAATGCTACTTGCGTTAAAATTCCAAAATTATGCAGCCTTTTTGGCAGCTCAATCCACACAGCATACAGTATGCACCACTTCAAGATCTTGTCGCTCTAGTGACAGCTGTTGTAGCGTATTTAGTGTCACCATGCATGATTTAACGTTCACGTATTTTACTGACGGGCAGTGAGCTACATAAAGGAGAGCTGTATCAGTCATGTTTCTGCAGCCTTCTATGTTGAGGTGTCTTAGTCTCGTTGATGGTCTGAGGACCGACGTCAGTGCTCCATCGTCCAACTAGAAGAGGAAAAATAAAAGACGGCCATCATTCAGTTCTTACGCATGCGTGTGCGACGGAAGCCCACTTGCAGCCTTTCCTCGCTTATAAAATTGCAGCACTGGCATCTGCATTCACCTATGTTGTGAGTCgccgctgcagcttctgcagGCGCTGAATATATTGTTTCCCAatattttgtttccattgctttTTCGGCAGGCTGGTTGGTTTCTTTTACCCATGAATTGCGAAGGATTGGCTATAGTGTAACCCgtattagttttttttcttttcgagtacTATATGGCAATGGAAACACTAGCTCAACAAAACGACGATCACAGGAAGGAGGATCGATCGGACGGAGCACCTGACGTAACACTTAACGCAGCTTAATATGCACAAAAATACAGGTGAACAGAAATTGGCGACTTCGCACAACCATGCGATAGTCAAAGGCCTTTCGAAAGTTGCGCCCCTTCCGCAGAGCTCCGTTCCGAAGCATTCGATAAACTTCCACTCGTCTGTGACTGCCCTTAGCTCATTCTCAAAAGCCTTCGGATCGCATTTGATGTACCCAAAATTTGCCTTTATACTTCCGAAAACATCCAaactcgaattttttttttttcgatacatCTGCGGTGTCTTCCGTAGGACTCGGTCGTCCCACCAGTGCTCCTCCAATGAACGCAGCGACTGCGGCGCGTGCCAGATTCTGCGTTGCGGGGGATCGAACAGCGAAAAACGCTAGCGTTAACGGGAAAGGCAACGCTAACGCACTGAGCGCGCCTCTGGGGTGCGAGACGAGCGCgcaattgtgatatcatttttgatTGCTGAGTTCCAGAGTTGTAAACACGATGGTTTCGTTTTTCAAAATTcacgatttttgccaatttttaataaaaagttgacagcctaaatcaaaaattcgaaaccagcattcactacattttaagtttttcttttaaatgcaacagacctcgtcaaatttggtgcagtggttgccgaaaaaaaaaatgaattctctttttacatgtatttagataggagcacccgagctaaagcttcctcttcagggAAACGCCTTATTAGTATTCAAGCGCTCATAGAAACTTAACTAAAAATGAACGAATTGTTGTTAATAGATGTTTGTTTAAGCGTTACATATCAGCTATCATTTTTCCCCATAACGTAGGCGCGTTATATTTCATTGGGATCGATCCTTAGGAGTTTATGACATGCACTGCGCATCAGAGCGCTTTAGCATAACGCTACTGGTTTCCGTCCCTGCAAGATGTCATCTGCGCGTAGGCATTGTGGCACAGCACACTCAATCGAAGCTGGCCTTTCTCCATGGGTGGTAACGGCAGAGCGGTAAGGCTATGCTCGAGTGTTCTATTGAGGTAGCAGTAGTCGACGTACTGGTTCACTTACCTGTACGCAGAAACTCAGCACTAGCTTTGACAAGCTGGGACAGTGCAATATTATGTGTTTCAAGGACGCAGACGAGAGGAGGTTGCAGTGCCCAACATCCAGAGAAGTCAGTTCCCGAAAGATCACTGCAGCCAACACTCCTGCGTCGGACACTCGGTAGCAGCCACTGAGGCTCAGCTCTTTCAGACCACTGAGACAAGCCATGGAGTTGGGCTCGCACGTTTCCATGTTGCCTGAACGGTGCAAGGCTGCGTCAGTGAGTCTTAAGCAACGTTCCATGCGGAGGACTCTGAGGAAGCGTAGGTGGGTCCAGATAGCGCGCACTGCGTCATCGGTAAGTAGCGTCGTGTGTGAGACGTCGAGGGATACGAGCGTCGGCATTTGCTCGCCCAGACACCTTGCCACGGCGTCGTTTATTCTGCAAGAGCTGACGTTGAGCGTTCGCATTGCTGGCCATGCTCTGGAAGAAAACAGCTGCACCATCGTTTCCGGATCGGTGAGACAACAGTCCGAGAAACTGGCGTACTCGAGCTTCCGAAGGTGCGCCAGTTTAGCGAACCCCGCGTGCGTGATTTCCGTGCAGTTGGACATATTCAGCTTTTCGAGGTGCTCAAGATTTTCACAGATGGTTAACAGACAGTTGTCTTTAAGCTGCCTGTTATACCCGAGGTTTAGGCACTTGAGTTTCGGCACGTTTTCACACAAAGCTCTCACACCCTGCAATCCTAACTGCGCGCACGAGGCCGCGTGAAGCTCCTGCAGCGTCTTCGAGTAGGCCGCAGACAGCTGCGCGACGCATTTGTTGTCGATCGCCGTGCGACTCAGGTTAAGCACCGTGAGCGGCGCTCCGTCGAGTCTGCTGAGCACGTGCTGAAACGTCAACACCAGCGGGCTATGCACTTGTCCAGGCGGGTAGAAGCGGCGGTAGATGGCCGGATGCACGCATAGCGCACAGCCTTCCAATGAGAGCGCGCGAAGCCTCCCGGCCATCGTCATTACTTGATGAAAAGTAGAATCTGACAGGTCAGCATTGTCCGAAAGGTCGACCGAGCTGATTCCGGATGGCGTAGGACGAAGAAATGGCGGTGCACTGTCGCCAAACGCGGACTCGTCACTTGACGGCACAAATTGTTCGCAGCGGCCAATCGCCAGGTGCTCTAGCTTCGGACACTTAAGGAGCACCGAAACGAGCTCCTTCCAGGAAAAACAGCAGTTCTCAAGGTTCAGCCTCTTGAGTGTCGGCCCTACGTGTTCCCAAAATTTGTCATCCGCATCCAGCGCAGAGTTCCTCACCACCAAGCACGTTACCACCGACTGTGAATTGGAGAGCGCAACCATTCGCTCTTTCACATTTTTTTCCAAGGTGACAACCACGTCGCCGTAGATGCGGCTGTCAGCGGTTAACTTGTGCCACGTTTTACAGGTCAACCCTGCCGCCAGCCTGTCAGCTACTCCAAGGTAAGCGAAGATACGGCATAGTAGCTGCGtgtgaaaaaaggaaaaatgaaaaaaagagagacgTAGTGTTTGGTCTTTCAAGACGTAATACGACTTTGTAAAAGTGCCTGGCTTTTCATTTCAGACGGCGCTGCTAACACGTTTAGCACATACAAAACCACCAGAGTTATTTTAgtgtttttatttactttatcAAATAATTTGCAGTGACACCAGAAGCTAAGCTATATAGTTGGCAAGCTAGACAGCAACTACATTGATGACAGATTTTTGATGACAGACAGACTTAATTTAATATGAAAGTTCACGAGTCAAAAATTATCCGGACTCACGCTCTCCCAACAGTCGCTGTCCCTCTTTCCAGTCACAGCTGTGCAAGTTTAGGCGTGCCATATCGGTTCAGTTCTTTACTGCGGTGCTAAAAACGATGGCTGCCGCATTTGTTATCTGCACCAAAGAAGAACAGCGCGCATCCATTCGTGTTCTGCATGAAGGCGAGCCTGGATCCTGAAAAGGGCTCTGTGCGAAAAGTTGAAGTGAGCTACGCTACACACTGAGAAACCACGTGTCTTTGTTCATTAAGTCCAGCGCGTGCACGTGCCTTTATCAAAGGCCTGATGCAGCGCGTCAACACATCAGGGCACATGGCATTTAGCAGAATTTGTCGACTCCAGTTAAAACTGTCCAGACCCTTCGCTGTGGTTTTGTTCTGTCGCCCGGTCTATGTTGTTGCGACGCAACTTTGTCGCCTGTGTGCGGCCGCCTAGCTTACATACAGCTAGTTTTTTTTTATCGACTTGATGGAAAGTTCTTCGCACAATGGTACATAACTGACACTCTTATAACTAAATAAATGGGTGTTTTGTACAGATAAACACCTTAAATCACATTGCACTCTCGACACCGTCACGCTCtttaaaaaatttacaccctatGAGGCTTGTCccataacgataatcgtcatctgtattgcccgcatttactttctttaacgctgcgagctgggcacttccaagtcacgaacggcgtgcgcgttatcagcgtgacagcattcgcgacaggaaagtagcgagcgcggcgttttcaagaaaggaaacgcaagtggGTCaaatgatgattatcgttgtggacaaatatacaccacaaagggtgcaactgttttatgCTCTTGAACAAACTTACACCCTttaggtcgtatcttgccacacaactacactcttaaacaaCATTACACGGGTCGTATCTTTCCACCACACAACAGTCGtcgtcttgtccgcatttcctttcttgaacgctgcgagcccggtacttccaagtcacgaacggcatgcgcgttatcagcataacagagcattctcgacaggaaagtagggtTAATTAGTAGCAACAGGAAAGTAGTGTTAATTTATAGCATCATCTAAAAACAGAGGTAGGTAGAAATGCGCAGCGCAGGTCTTTTCCTCAACGTCACTCCTGCGGAGGGTGTGGGCTCGGCACCCACCGACTGTCAGTTGTTTTTATGCAAACCGCACGGAAAGACGAGACACAAGGAAGGAAGGGGACAGACGAGTTACTGAAAAAGCGAAAACCTCATATATTCTAGGACATCAAGATTACATTTACCAGCGCATTGAGAGTGCAGGTGCGAGCGAGGTAACCAAAACACAGTAGTTAATTCAAAAGAGAGTATACATTAATAGGGCGTAGAATCATTGAATTATTGAGTGGGCTGCTTTAGCCATCCATCAAATAACCTGTCCGACAAGGAGTATACGCTTCTTTACGCTCCAAGAGTTACACTTGAATCGTGCTGGTATCTACTTATGTTTGCTTCATATACTTTCATCTTTGTAACCGTGATGATGACAGGACCTTCTGGCTGTACACATGTTTTTTTCAATAAACTCAGTTGCAAGTCTGCAATCGTCTGTCCCTTTCTTTACGTGTGTTCCGTCTTGCCGCACAGTTTGTATCAACACATCCATACCAACTATAGCCAAGCTATCAACAATGACAGGTTGCTGTGTTCGTCCATTTCTACGCTTACCATTTCTACGTTTCaattaaaaacaacaaataatTTCTCCTATTCCTTTCCTTGGCTCAATTTACTGTTACTTCGCATGATTGTGACTAACTAAAATCGGGTATCTCGTTTCCACTTTCCCTCGTTCTTTATGAAAAGGACAGCCAAAATCAAGGGCGTGTTAGCGGCCTTTAATTAGTACGGCATCCTTACCGATACGGGGAATATTTTGCAATCATAGTGTTGTTGAAAGGCATACTTTGCGCGTTGCCCCGAGTCGATTGGGCTGCAGACCTCTCATACCCGCACGAGAAGCTACTCCTTACCGTGCTGTGTGAAGACTGCGACTGGATTTAAATGCAGACCAAATGCTTGTTGTGCATTTGTGGGCGCGCATGACCTCTTATCGCCCTTTGCTTTTTCCTTTGCTTCTCCTCTTTTCTCAAatgtaaggtagcaaactggcTGAAACTTGGTGCACATATTTGCACTTCCTCCTCGTCCTATACGTGTAGCAAAAACCGCCAACGACGACCACAACTTGCGGCTACACAGGAAGAAATGCACCCACGGCCCTGGATCGCATTTGGTAGGGAGACGGTAAACAGAGCATTCTGCGTTCGCAGAAGTACACACGCCTTGCTGTTTCCTTTGAATTCACGCTACGTGACCATGCACGCTTCACTTCAGGTGTCTCAAAGCGTAGGTATAGCGCTATGCTTGGCATGGTTGCATCACTCGGTGTGCTCAGCGCACCGCTCACGCCAAGACGAAGGCGTCTACGTAGTCGCCAAAATGCTTTATCGCGCGTTTCATTTTTGTCCTTTATAGGCTAACGGTCCACACGGAGGCATA
This Dermacentor albipictus isolate Rhodes 1998 colony chromosome 1, USDA_Dalb.pri_finalv2, whole genome shotgun sequence DNA region includes the following protein-coding sequences:
- the LOC135906670 gene encoding F-box/LRR-repeat protein 2-like isoform X1; translation: MELSEDYAACRALPQELLCRIFAYLGVADRLAAGLTCKTWHKLTADSRIYGDVVVTLEKNVKERMVALSNSQSVVTCLVVRNSALDADDKFWEHVGPTLKRLNLENCCFSWKELVSVLLKCPKLEHLAIGRCEQFVPSSDESAFGDSAPPFLRPTPSGISSVDLSDNADLSDSTFHQVMTMAGRLRALSLEGCALCVHPAIYRRFYPPGQVHSPLVLTFQHVLSRLDGAPLTVLNLSRTAIDNKCVAQLSAAYSKTLQELHAASCAQLGLQGVRALCENVPKLKCLNLGYNRQLKDNCLLTICENLEHLEKLNMSNCTEITHAGFAKLAHLRKLEYASFSDCCLTDPETMVQLFSSRAWPAMRTLNVSSCRINDAVARCLGEQMPTLVSLDVSHTTLLTDDAVRAIWTHLRFLRVLRMERCLRLTDAALHRSGNMETCEPNSMACLSGLKELSLSGCYRVSDAGVLAAVIFRELTSLDVGHCNLLSSASLKHIILHCPSLSKLVLSFCVQLDDGALTSVLRPSTRLRHLNIEGCRNMTDTALLYVAHCPSVKYVNVKSCMVTLNTLQQLSLERQDLEVVHTVCCVD
- the LOC135906670 gene encoding F-box/LRR-repeat protein 2-like isoform X2 — its product is MVALSNSQSVVTCLVVRNSALDADDKFWEHVGPTLKRLNLENCCFSWKELVSVLLKCPKLEHLAIGRCEQFVPSSDESAFGDSAPPFLRPTPSGISSVDLSDNADLSDSTFHQVMTMAGRLRALSLEGCALCVHPAIYRRFYPPGQVHSPLVLTFQHVLSRLDGAPLTVLNLSRTAIDNKCVAQLSAAYSKTLQELHAASCAQLGLQGVRALCENVPKLKCLNLGYNRQLKDNCLLTICENLEHLEKLNMSNCTEITHAGFAKLAHLRKLEYASFSDCCLTDPETMVQLFSSRAWPAMRTLNVSSCRINDAVARCLGEQMPTLVSLDVSHTTLLTDDAVRAIWTHLRFLRVLRMERCLRLTDAALHRSGNMETCEPNSMACLSGLKELSLSGCYRVSDAGVLAAVIFRELTSLDVGHCNLLSSASLKHIILHCPSLSKLVLSFCVQLDDGALTSVLRPSTRLRHLNIEGCRNMTDTALLYVAHCPSVKYVNVKSCMVTLNTLQQLSLERQDLEVVHTVCCVD